The Streptomonospora litoralis genome window below encodes:
- a CDS encoding 3-methyladenine DNA glycosylase gives MSSSTDAQGGLRADGIDVLGADVWRERERRHRERVDALLADHLDRRARGIAHPVEDFLFTYYSHRPAQLRRWHPGPGVLLAGPTAQAPASNWYREAAGTDADGRAVRGTTLDLDAFAARRGSTVDFVRGLLGAVQERPAHLGCFGLHEWAMVYRLPADEVRHAQVPLRLGTQGTDRVVESHRIRCSHYDAFRFFTEAARPRNRLQPTRESQTALDQPGCLHANMDLYKWAYKLSPGVPGELVVDCFELAKDIRELDMRASPYDLREHGYEPVAIETPEGKAAYVEAQRAFAERAGGLRARLLEVCDRLRPEPVEPGERAVDGG, from the coding sequence ATGAGCTCCAGCACCGACGCGCAGGGCGGCCTGCGGGCCGACGGGATCGACGTGCTCGGCGCCGACGTGTGGCGCGAGCGCGAACGGCGCCACCGCGAGCGGGTCGACGCGCTGCTGGCCGACCACCTCGACCGGCGCGCTCGCGGCATCGCCCATCCGGTCGAGGACTTCCTGTTCACCTACTACAGCCACCGCCCCGCCCAGCTGCGGCGCTGGCACCCCGGTCCCGGGGTGCTGCTGGCCGGGCCGACCGCGCAGGCGCCAGCGAGCAACTGGTACCGCGAGGCCGCCGGCACGGATGCCGACGGGCGCGCGGTGCGTGGCACGACGCTGGACCTCGACGCGTTCGCGGCCAGACGCGGCTCGACCGTGGACTTCGTCCGCGGTCTGCTCGGTGCCGTGCAGGAGCGGCCCGCCCATCTGGGCTGCTTCGGCCTGCACGAGTGGGCGATGGTCTACCGGCTCCCGGCCGACGAGGTGCGCCACGCGCAGGTGCCGCTGCGGTTGGGCACGCAGGGGACCGACCGTGTCGTCGAGTCGCACCGCATCCGCTGCTCCCACTACGACGCCTTCCGCTTCTTCACCGAAGCGGCCCGGCCCCGCAACCGGCTGCAGCCCACGCGCGAGTCCCAGACCGCTCTGGACCAGCCGGGCTGCCTGCACGCGAACATGGACCTGTACAAGTGGGCCTACAAGCTCTCCCCAGGCGTGCCGGGCGAACTCGTGGTGGACTGCTTCGAACTGGCCAAAGACATCCGCGAGCTGGACATGCGCGCCTCGCCCTACGACCTGCGCGAGCACGGCTACGAGCCGGTCGCGATCGAGACCCCTGAGGGCAAGGCGGCCTACGTCGAGGCCCAGCGCGCCTTCGCCGAGCGCGCCGGCGGCCTGCGCGCCCGGCTGCTTGAGGTCTGCGACCGGCTTCGCCCCGAGCCGGTGGAGCCCGGGGAGCGTGCAGTAGACGGCGGCTGA
- a CDS encoding trypsin-like serine peptidase: MNSPVAHKLIGTLLSAVAALGGLPAAEPAHEATAPGGAASSGASAAAAAPAAESAEAPTAPDRPTADEGGVIRQAAAVGADEHRAVLDYWTPRRMAEAAPLVPALNDLADTLLPGSPTDRQAAGPGTGAPWQGGGRVARTTGKVFLALDGRDFTCSAAVVSADNRDTVITAGHCLKDGSGPWVGKWVFVPGYDDGESPYGRYTARQMFVAPQWAEGSDDSYDFGMAVLNRAGGDHVQDRVGAQRIAFGTEPGDPTYSFGYPATGRFEGRRLHYCSGPTVDDDGGTTANGMACTMTEGSSGGPWLSGFDEGSGRGTVVSVISFKYAGDTRTQYGPYLGRAARRVYDRAQSY, from the coding sequence ATGAACTCACCCGTCGCCCACAAGCTCATCGGCACCCTGCTCAGCGCCGTCGCGGCGCTCGGCGGACTTCCCGCGGCAGAGCCCGCGCACGAGGCCACCGCCCCGGGCGGCGCGGCTTCCTCGGGCGCCTCCGCCGCAGCCGCGGCACCCGCCGCGGAAAGCGCCGAGGCCCCGACGGCGCCGGACAGGCCGACCGCCGACGAGGGCGGCGTCATACGGCAGGCCGCCGCTGTCGGGGCGGACGAGCACCGCGCGGTGCTGGACTACTGGACCCCCCGCCGCATGGCCGAGGCCGCGCCGCTGGTGCCCGCGCTCAACGACCTCGCCGACACCCTGCTGCCCGGCTCCCCCACCGACCGGCAGGCCGCGGGACCCGGCACCGGCGCCCCCTGGCAGGGCGGCGGCCGCGTGGCGCGCACCACGGGAAAGGTGTTCCTCGCTCTCGACGGACGCGACTTCACCTGCTCGGCCGCGGTGGTCTCGGCCGACAACCGCGACACGGTCATCACGGCCGGGCACTGCCTGAAGGACGGCAGCGGCCCGTGGGTGGGCAAGTGGGTGTTCGTCCCCGGCTACGACGACGGCGAGAGCCCGTACGGCCGCTACACCGCCCGGCAGATGTTCGTCGCGCCGCAGTGGGCGGAGGGCTCCGACGACAGCTACGACTTCGGCATGGCGGTCCTCAACCGCGCCGGCGGCGACCACGTGCAGGACCGGGTCGGCGCCCAGCGCATCGCCTTCGGCACCGAGCCGGGCGACCCCACCTACTCGTTCGGCTACCCCGCCACCGGCCGCTTCGAGGGGCGGCGGCTGCACTACTGCTCGGGCCCCACCGTCGACGACGACGGCGGCACCACCGCCAACGGCATGGCCTGCACCATGACCGAGGGCTCCAGCGGCGGCCCGTGGCTGAGCGGATTCGACGAGGGGTCCGGACGCGGCACCGTGGTCTCGGTCATCAGCTTCAAGTACGCCGGCGACACCCGCACCCAGTACGGCCCCTACCTGGGCCGCGCCGCACGCCGGGTCTACGACCGCGCGCAGTCCTACTAA
- a CDS encoding GH1 family beta-glucosidase — MTSNGLPELPADFLFGAATASYQIEGAVHEGGRGPSIWDTYSHTPGAVDRGETGDVACDHYHRYREDVALLKELGVDAYRFSTAWPRIQPTGSGPANPEGLAFYDRLVDELLGAGIEPVLTLYHWDLPQALEDKGGWRVRETAEHFAAYARILADRLGDRVTRWITLNEPFCASFIGHAIGRHAPGTREGTPALATAHNLLLAHGLAARELRASAAEHGRSAEVGITLNLDRLIPATDSAEDRAAVDRAETLHNRVWLDPLLGGHYPHNEAETWGELADGSYRREGDLETIRQPLDFLGINYYRPGKLKDAPYDEPDPAHRTAADIRVAHMPFDGVRHTEMDWPVVPESFTDLLVDIKGRYPNLPPVLITENGSAEADLDRTGSQVHDGDRIDYVRDHLQAVAEAIKAGVDVRGYFVWSLMDNFEWAFGYDRRFGIVRVDYDTLERTPKDSYHWYRSLVREHVAKRG, encoded by the coding sequence ATGACATCGAACGGACTCCCCGAGCTGCCCGCCGACTTCCTGTTCGGCGCGGCGACCGCCTCGTACCAGATCGAAGGCGCCGTCCACGAGGGCGGCCGCGGTCCCTCCATCTGGGACACCTACAGCCACACTCCCGGCGCCGTCGACCGCGGTGAGACCGGCGACGTGGCCTGCGACCACTACCACCGCTACCGCGAGGACGTGGCGCTGCTCAAGGAGTTGGGCGTGGACGCCTACCGCTTCTCCACCGCCTGGCCGCGGATCCAGCCCACCGGCAGCGGCCCCGCCAACCCCGAGGGCCTGGCCTTCTACGACCGGCTGGTCGACGAACTGCTCGGCGCCGGAATCGAGCCCGTGCTGACCCTCTACCACTGGGACCTGCCCCAGGCCCTGGAGGACAAGGGCGGCTGGCGCGTCCGCGAGACCGCCGAGCACTTCGCCGCCTACGCCCGCATCCTCGCCGACCGCCTGGGCGACCGGGTCACCCGGTGGATCACGCTCAACGAGCCGTTCTGCGCGTCCTTCATCGGCCACGCCATCGGCCGCCACGCTCCCGGCACCCGTGAAGGCACACCGGCGCTGGCCACCGCGCACAACCTGCTCCTCGCCCACGGACTCGCCGCCCGGGAACTGCGCGCCTCGGCCGCCGAGCACGGCCGCAGCGCCGAAGTCGGCATCACCCTGAACCTGGACCGGCTCATCCCGGCCACGGACTCCGCCGAGGACCGCGCCGCGGTCGACCGCGCCGAGACCCTGCACAACCGCGTCTGGCTGGACCCGCTGCTGGGCGGCCACTACCCGCACAACGAGGCCGAGACCTGGGGGGAGCTGGCAGACGGCTCCTACCGTCGCGAGGGCGACCTGGAGACCATCCGGCAGCCGCTGGACTTCCTCGGCATCAACTACTACCGCCCGGGCAAGCTGAAGGACGCCCCCTACGACGAGCCGGACCCGGCGCACCGCACCGCCGCCGACATCCGGGTGGCGCACATGCCCTTCGACGGCGTGCGGCACACCGAGATGGACTGGCCGGTGGTGCCGGAGTCCTTCACGGACCTGCTGGTCGACATCAAGGGCCGCTACCCGAACCTGCCGCCCGTGCTGATCACCGAGAACGGGTCGGCCGAGGCCGACCTGGACCGCACCGGCAGCCAGGTGCACGACGGCGACCGGATCGACTACGTCCGCGACCACCTGCAGGCGGTGGCCGAGGCGATCAAGGCGGGCGTGGACGTGCGCGGCTACTTCGTGTGGTCGCTGATGGACAACTTCGAGTGGGCGTTCGGCTACGACCGCCGGTTCGGCATCGTCCGTGTCGACTACGACACCCTGGAGCGCACGCCCAAGGACAGCTACCACTGGTACCGCTCGCTCGTCCGCGAGCACGTCGCCAAGCGCGGCTAA
- the dacB gene encoding D-alanyl-D-alanine carboxypeptidase/D-alanyl-D-alanine endopeptidase translates to MPDRDIAAAAARPPAPSRTRRRTLRNVSALAASAVATAAALAAGPAPAAAGTAAGVADLRSDIAALLADPQLDGASSGVLVRSLTRGDVLYSSDARTELVPASNAKLLTSAAAMEVLGPDYRFTTTLAAGEDPGDGVVDGDLYLIGTGDPTLTADAVGDLAAEVAAAGVTEVTGDLVADDTWFDAQRLSPAWDPADRPYYYSAQISALTLAANTDYDTGVVEVDSVPGTAAGAGVKTSLSPMTGNLDVAQGGSTGAPGSTSTFGVDRRMGTNEFTAYGSLPAAQTYSALRTVHEPTDHAAHLFADRLERAGVDVAGEVGRGAAPASAETVAERFSMRLDELLTPFMKLSNNGHAEILMKAMGRETLGHGSWPAGIAVAKTALLRMGVGIANVELDDGSGLARSDRLTAATTVRLLERVRERPWFDAWRDALPLAGASDRMVGGTLAQRMGGTPAAGNVRAKTGTLTGVSALSGYVRGANGERLVFAIINNGYRGAAPRGLQDAIAVRLAQFTREGTAPVARATAAQRAAPSQPQADLECTWAGTC, encoded by the coding sequence ATGCCCGACCGTGACATCGCGGCGGCCGCCGCAAGGCCCCCCGCCCCCTCGCGCACCCGCCGCCGCACCCTCCGCAACGTGTCGGCCCTGGCCGCTTCGGCGGTGGCGACCGCCGCCGCCCTGGCCGCCGGGCCCGCCCCCGCGGCCGCCGGCACCGCCGCCGGAGTCGCCGATCTGCGCTCCGACATCGCCGCCCTGCTAGCCGACCCGCAGCTCGACGGCGCGTCCTCGGGCGTGCTGGTACGCAGCCTCACCCGCGGCGACGTGCTCTACAGCAGCGATGCCCGAACGGAGCTCGTCCCGGCCTCAAACGCCAAACTGCTCACCTCCGCGGCCGCGATGGAGGTGCTCGGCCCCGACTACCGGTTCACCACCACCCTCGCCGCGGGCGAGGATCCCGGCGACGGCGTCGTCGACGGCGACCTGTACCTCATCGGCACGGGCGACCCCACACTCACCGCCGACGCGGTGGGCGACCTGGCCGCCGAGGTGGCCGCCGCGGGCGTCACCGAGGTCACCGGCGACCTGGTCGCCGACGACACCTGGTTCGACGCGCAGCGCCTGTCCCCCGCCTGGGACCCGGCGGACCGGCCCTACTACTACTCGGCGCAGATATCGGCGCTGACGCTGGCCGCCAACACCGACTACGACACGGGCGTAGTCGAGGTCGACTCAGTGCCCGGCACCGCGGCGGGCGCCGGGGTGAAGACCTCCCTCTCCCCGATGACGGGCAACCTCGACGTCGCACAGGGCGGCTCCACCGGAGCGCCCGGCAGCACCTCCACCTTCGGCGTCGACCGCAGGATGGGCACCAACGAGTTCACCGCGTACGGTTCGCTGCCGGCCGCACAGACCTACTCCGCGCTACGCACGGTGCACGAGCCCACCGACCACGCCGCCCACCTCTTCGCCGACCGGCTGGAGCGGGCGGGGGTCGATGTCGCCGGCGAGGTCGGGCGCGGCGCCGCCCCCGCGTCCGCCGAAACCGTGGCCGAACGCTTCTCGATGCGGCTCGATGAACTGCTGACCCCGTTCATGAAGCTGTCCAACAACGGCCACGCCGAGATCCTGATGAAGGCGATGGGCCGTGAGACCCTCGGCCACGGCAGCTGGCCGGCCGGAATCGCCGTGGCGAAGACGGCCCTGCTGCGGATGGGCGTGGGCATCGCGAACGTGGAGCTGGACGACGGCTCCGGCCTGGCGCGGTCGGACCGGCTCACCGCCGCGACCACCGTCCGGCTGCTGGAGCGCGTGCGCGAGCGGCCCTGGTTCGACGCCTGGCGCGACGCCCTGCCGCTGGCCGGCGCCTCCGACCGCATGGTGGGAGGCACTCTGGCGCAGCGCATGGGCGGCACGCCCGCCGCGGGCAACGTGCGGGCCAAGACGGGCACGCTCACAGGGGTCAGCGCGCTGTCGGGCTACGTGCGCGGCGCGAACGGCGAGCGGCTCGTGTTCGCCATCATCAACAACGGATACCGGGGCGCCGCGCCGCGCGGTCTCCAGGACGCGATAGCCGTGCGCCTGGCCCAGTTCACCCGCGAGGGCACCGCCCCCGTTGCGCGCGCGACGGCCGCGCAACGCGCCGCTCCCTCGCAACCGCAGGCGGACCTGGAGTGCACGTGGGCGGGCACCTGCTGA
- a CDS encoding serine hydrolase domain-containing protein produces MNHENHPEAAAAPSPAPPPDTSKHPRRPLPRRAPGRVWAVAGVLGAVAAVAAYLVMPGKPPEPSGAPEFTGAPGIADSVSATIEGREYRVQGLSVLEIDGGETRSLSGGTADGEKRVSAETPFETGSVFKVFTAMTLADLAADGRTSLDRTLGEVFPDLAFASPEFADITLEQLASHRSGLPRMPAEGLAAGAVTPFTLTDPYGGLPPVRDSLAAAVPLPGQPAWQYSNFGFAVLGAALAEETGTPFPQLVRERIFDPLGMDDTVMRGAGLAGLPEGAALPHATPGKPVEPWKAEPYIPAGVGTWTTAADLERFLRAVMDGSAPGMSATEPAHGGPVDETRIGLAWLTTDFGDGVELVQHSGATYGSTAFIGFQGDRGAIVLSNSFTAEASLIGPRLLGAPDVPPMAESPTATSVAAGLGATLPFAVLPPLLAVTLMLRRRTLVGQRPLDRLRVVSMSAGTSATLLGALVIGDWVATPPAVWAAAVGALVAAAAVGAWYWPRIPTEAGRWRWLHIAFFCLSVCVSGVVAVTAANSLVAVFG; encoded by the coding sequence ATGAACCACGAGAACCACCCGGAGGCGGCCGCCGCGCCGTCTCCGGCGCCCCCGCCTGACACGTCAAAGCACCCCCGGCGCCCGCTGCCCCGCCGCGCCCCCGGACGTGTGTGGGCCGTGGCCGGTGTGCTGGGGGCCGTCGCGGCGGTCGCCGCCTACCTCGTCATGCCGGGCAAGCCGCCGGAGCCGTCTGGAGCGCCGGAGTTCACCGGCGCCCCCGGGATCGCCGACTCGGTCTCCGCCACGATCGAGGGCCGCGAGTACCGCGTGCAGGGCCTGTCGGTACTGGAGATCGACGGCGGCGAGACCCGCTCGCTCTCCGGCGGAACCGCCGACGGTGAGAAGCGCGTAAGCGCCGAAACCCCGTTCGAGACCGGATCGGTCTTCAAGGTCTTCACCGCGATGACGCTGGCCGACCTCGCGGCAGACGGCCGCACCTCGCTGGACCGCACGCTCGGCGAGGTCTTCCCCGACCTCGCCTTCGCCTCGCCCGAGTTCGCCGACATCACCCTGGAGCAGCTCGCGAGCCACCGGTCCGGCCTGCCGCGGATGCCCGCCGAAGGGCTCGCCGCCGGCGCCGTCACACCCTTCACGCTCACCGACCCCTACGGCGGCCTGCCGCCGGTCCGCGATTCCCTGGCGGCGGCCGTTCCCCTGCCGGGGCAGCCTGCCTGGCAGTACTCCAACTTCGGGTTCGCCGTTCTCGGCGCCGCGCTGGCCGAAGAGACCGGAACCCCGTTCCCGCAGCTGGTGCGGGAGCGGATCTTCGACCCGCTGGGCATGGACGACACGGTCATGCGCGGCGCCGGCCTGGCCGGGCTGCCCGAGGGCGCCGCCCTGCCGCACGCGACGCCGGGCAAACCCGTCGAACCGTGGAAGGCCGAGCCCTACATTCCAGCGGGCGTGGGCACCTGGACCACCGCCGCCGACCTGGAGCGGTTCCTGCGCGCGGTCATGGACGGCAGCGCGCCCGGCATGTCCGCCACCGAGCCCGCCCACGGCGGCCCCGTCGACGAGACCCGCATCGGCCTCGCCTGGCTGACCACCGACTTCGGCGACGGCGTGGAGTTGGTGCAGCACAGCGGAGCCACCTACGGCTCCACCGCCTTCATCGGGTTCCAGGGCGACCGCGGCGCGATCGTGCTCTCCAACAGCTTCACCGCCGAAGCCTCGTTGATCGGACCGCGGCTGCTCGGCGCCCCGGACGTGCCGCCGATGGCCGAAAGCCCGACGGCGACCTCGGTGGCCGCAGGGCTCGGTGCCACACTGCCGTTCGCAGTGCTGCCGCCGCTGCTGGCCGTCACTCTCATGCTGCGCCGCCGCACACTGGTGGGCCAGCGCCCGCTGGACCGACTGCGCGTCGTGTCGATGTCGGCGGGGACCTCCGCGACGCTGCTCGGCGCGCTGGTGATCGGCGACTGGGTGGCCACACCCCCCGCGGTCTGGGCGGCCGCGGTGGGTGCCCTGGTCGCCGCCGCCGCAGTGGGCGCGTGGTACTGGCCGCGCATCCCCACCGAAGCGGGCCGCTGGCGGTGGCTGCACATCGCGTTCTTCTGCCTGTCGGTGTGCGTATCGGGCGTGGTGGCGGTGACAGCCGCGAACTCGCTGGTGGCCGTATTCGGCTAG
- a CDS encoding phospholipase, which produces MGHPARPARRAVQSAIAASAAGVLTLLGTGIANAAALPPGELRRVTDDYLYGVSLSSFISIRSQAPYDDQLDWSSDSCSWSPDQPIGYDFDPGCKRHDFGYRNYKLQNRFTEAERLNIDRNFRDDLYGICDGDWLCQGTADIYYNAVRQFGALSADTAAALRAGGVREQTRELVAVHEELERADTGSEAERLITDFEQENGVRIKQEYPVGR; this is translated from the coding sequence ATGGGTCACCCCGCTCGCCCCGCCCGCCGCGCCGTGCAGTCCGCCATCGCCGCCTCGGCCGCCGGTGTGCTCACCCTCCTCGGCACCGGGATCGCCAACGCCGCCGCTCTGCCGCCCGGCGAGCTGCGCCGGGTCACCGACGACTACCTTTACGGCGTGTCGCTGAGCAGCTTCATCAGCATCCGCAGCCAGGCGCCCTACGACGACCAGCTCGACTGGAGCAGCGATTCCTGCAGCTGGTCGCCCGACCAGCCGATCGGATACGACTTCGACCCCGGCTGCAAGCGGCACGACTTCGGATACCGCAATTACAAACTGCAGAACCGGTTCACCGAGGCCGAACGGCTGAACATCGACCGGAACTTCCGCGACGACCTGTACGGAATCTGCGACGGCGATTGGCTGTGCCAGGGCACCGCCGACATCTACTACAACGCCGTCCGCCAGTTCGGCGCCCTGAGCGCAGACACCGCGGCGGCACTGCGCGCCGGTGGCGTGCGTGAGCAGACCCGCGAGCTGGTCGCCGTGCACGAGGAGCTGGAGCGGGCCGACACCGGCAGCGAGGCCGAGCGCCTCATCACCGACTTCGAGCAGGAGAACGGCGTCCGGATCAAGCAGGAGTACCCGGTCGGCCGCTGA
- a CDS encoding sodium/glutamate symporter codes for MTPEAIGFALLLIGVVLLVAKLIRVRWKLAQRLFLPSSIIGGGIALLLGPGVFGRLAAAMGTDRFVEGGLWGGGVLQVWSALPGLLISVVFAGLFLGRRIPNLRYAGRLAAPQIALGLTFSSGQYVVGLLLALLVLGPVFGLPPLTGALIEIGFEGGHGTAAGLDETFAQAGFPEGEDLALGMATIGLLTGIIAGIVLINWGVRTGRTRELTSTAKPSVAERMGVVERENRTAAATLTVHPSSIEPLALHFGLLAIAVILGQLLLWGLQALERMLWADTIELFAFVPLFPLAMIGGIVMQLVIDRFDRLQVVDRQMVERIQGFALDALIISALGTLSLQVIAANLVPFLLLAATGVLYCIGVFLFLAPRMLPSYWFERGIGDLGQSLGVTATGLILMRIADPELRTPAYPAFGYKQLIVEPFFGGGLITAAAVPLIVQFGAPPLLIAMAVLLVVSLLLGLLVFGRRREEPVAAAPPAP; via the coding sequence ATGACTCCCGAAGCGATCGGATTCGCGCTGCTCCTGATCGGGGTGGTGCTCCTGGTGGCCAAGCTCATCCGGGTGCGCTGGAAGCTCGCGCAGCGGCTGTTCCTGCCCAGCTCTATCATCGGCGGCGGGATCGCGCTGCTGCTGGGCCCCGGCGTCTTCGGCCGTCTCGCCGCGGCCATGGGCACCGACCGCTTCGTCGAGGGCGGTCTGTGGGGCGGCGGCGTCCTCCAGGTGTGGAGCGCCCTTCCGGGGCTGCTCATCTCCGTGGTCTTCGCCGGTCTGTTCCTGGGCAGGCGCATCCCCAACCTGCGCTATGCCGGGCGGCTGGCCGCGCCGCAGATCGCGCTGGGGCTGACCTTCAGCTCCGGGCAGTACGTGGTGGGCCTGCTGCTGGCGCTACTGGTGCTCGGACCGGTGTTCGGGCTGCCCCCGTTGACCGGCGCACTCATCGAGATCGGTTTCGAGGGCGGCCACGGCACCGCGGCCGGACTCGACGAGACCTTCGCCCAGGCGGGCTTTCCCGAGGGCGAGGACCTGGCGCTGGGCATGGCCACCATCGGCCTGCTGACCGGCATCATCGCCGGCATCGTGCTCATCAACTGGGGCGTGCGCACCGGTCGCACCCGAGAGCTGACCTCGACGGCCAAGCCGTCGGTGGCCGAGCGGATGGGCGTGGTCGAGCGCGAGAACCGCACCGCCGCGGCCACACTGACCGTGCACCCGTCCTCGATCGAGCCGCTGGCCTTGCACTTCGGCCTGCTCGCGATCGCCGTCATTCTCGGCCAGCTGCTGCTGTGGGGGCTGCAGGCGTTGGAGCGGATGCTCTGGGCCGACACCATCGAGCTGTTCGCGTTCGTCCCGCTGTTCCCGCTGGCGATGATCGGCGGGATCGTGATGCAGTTGGTCATCGACCGGTTCGACCGGCTGCAGGTGGTCGACCGGCAGATGGTGGAGCGTATTCAGGGCTTCGCGCTCGACGCGCTGATCATCTCCGCCCTTGGGACGCTGTCGCTGCAGGTCATCGCGGCCAACCTGGTTCCGTTCCTGCTGCTGGCGGCGACCGGGGTTCTCTACTGCATCGGCGTGTTCCTGTTCCTGGCGCCGCGGATGCTGCCGTCCTACTGGTTCGAGCGCGGCATCGGCGATCTGGGCCAGTCGCTCGGCGTGACCGCGACGGGCCTCATCCTCATGCGCATCGCCGACCCCGAGCTGCGCACACCGGCCTACCCGGCGTTCGGTTACAAGCAGCTGATCGTGGAACCGTTCTTCGGCGGCGGGCTGATCACCGCGGCCGCGGTTCCGCTGATCGTGCAGTTCGGGGCGCCGCCGCTGCTCATCGCCATGGCCGTGCTGCTGGTGGTGTCGCTGCTGCTGGGACTGCTGGTGTTCGGGCGCCGGCGTGAAGAACCGGTCGCGGCCGCGCCGCCGGCGCCCTGA